One segment of Panicum virgatum strain AP13 chromosome 3K, P.virgatum_v5, whole genome shotgun sequence DNA contains the following:
- the LOC120701107 gene encoding uncharacterized protein LOC120701107 — MGGILKGCMRFQGFYDEIERRHPSSIPYTEHIKEAQARYAQCDPKNKSFAFIHCWLEVRHTEKFLSLQDTMKQSKRPSTSDKSATPAEDEGNEGGQDSTLANSSMPPAKQDRPPGRKVEGEVNFLHLFLQLLVPP; from the exons ATGGGAGGCATACTGAAGGGCTGCATGAGATTTCAAGGATTCTACGACGAGATCGAGCGTCGACATCCAAGTAGTATTCCTTACACTGAGCAT ATAAAAGAAGCTCAAGCTCGATATGCTCAATGTGACCCCAAAAACAAGTCCTTCGCCTTCATCCACTGCTGGTTGGAGGTTAGGCACACCGAGAAGTTCCTATCTCTACAAGATACCATGAAGCAATCAAAGAGGCCAAGCACATCAGACAAGAGTGCTACACCAGCTGAAGATGAAGGAAATGAAGGAGGTCAAGACTCGACACTAGCTAACTCTTCCATGCCTCCTGCCAAGCAAGATCGACCTCCAGGCCGGAAAGTCGAAGGAGAAGTGAACTTTCTACATCTTTTCTTGCAGCTTCTTGTGCCACCGTGA